One Triticum dicoccoides isolate Atlit2015 ecotype Zavitan chromosome 4B, WEW_v2.0, whole genome shotgun sequence genomic window carries:
- the LOC119292635 gene encoding translationally-controlled tumor protein homolog, whose translation MFCSMQVWSRSRKSQFKSSRRRGVWRFPPPVAALLVFVACSCDELLSDSFPYRELENGVLWEVDGHWVVQGAVDVDIGANPSAEGGGDDEGVDDQAVKVVDIVDTFRLQEQPAFDKKQFISHMKRYIKNLTAKLEGDDLDVFKKNVESATKYLLSKLKDLQFFVGESMHDDGGVVFAYYKEGAADPTFLYFAHGLKEVKC comes from the exons ATGTTCTGCTCAATGCAGGTTTGGAGTCGATCAAGGAAGTCACAGTTTAAGAGCTCGAGGAGGAGGGGCGTGTGGAGGTTCCCGCCGCCAGTGGCTGCACTGCTGGTCTTCGTCGCCTGCTCCT GCGATGAGCTTCTGTCGGATTCCTTCCCGTACAGGGAGTTGGAGAACGGCGTGCTCTGGGAAGTCGATGGCCAT TGGGTCGTTCAAGGAGCAGTTGATGTGGACATTGGAGCCAATCCCTCTGCTGAGGGTGGTGGTGACGATGAGGGTGTCGATGACCAGGCCGTGAAGGTGGTTGACATTGTTGACACCTTCCGTCTTCAG GAGCAACCTGCTTTTGACAAGAAGCAGTTTATCTCTCACATGAAGCGCTACATCAAGAACCTCACTGCCAAGCTTGAAGGGGATGACCTAGATGTTTTCAAGAAGAATGTTGAGTCTGCCACGAAGTATCTTCTTAGCAAGCTCAAGGACCTTCAGTT CTTTGTTGGCGAGAGCATGCATGATGATGGCGGCGTGGTGTTCGCGTACTACAAGGAGGGAGCTGCTGATCCAACTTTCCTGTACTTTGCACATGGGCTGAAAGAGGTCAAGTGCTAA